ATACTCGCGAAATACGGCGGTTGCCGCGGAACTTCGTGCGGCTCGAGTACGATGCAACCGGAGAGCTGCGCCAATGCCTCGATAATGTACGCCGGCGGTATCGACAGCAAACCGGGGAATTGAAGCCACGGCTCGTTGCACGAAATGAGCTTGTACCCTCGCGCGGACACGCCCGGGTTCAACTCCACGATCCGGTCAACCAGCAAGAACGGAAACCGGTGCGGCAGCACCGACAGAATGTATCGAATGCCGCGCGTTTCGTTCGCCGTCTCGCAGTCGCTACACATCGTCGAGCAATCGCGCCGCTTCGCGCAAGCCTCGCACGATCTCGTCCGGGCTCGGGGGGCACCCGCGTACCGAAACGCGCGCCCCAAGTTCGGGCCCGGCACCATCGCCCGCCGAGCCCACGCCGCACCAAGGGCCCACGCCGATCGCACAATCGCCGACGGAGACTACGACCCGCGGATTCGGCGTCGCCGCAAGCGTCGCAGCCGCCGCGTCCCGCATAGCTTCGGTCATCGGCCCAGTCACCGTTACAACGTCGGCGTGACGCGGCGAAGCGACCAGATCCCATCCATGCTGCGTGATATCGTAAGCGGGCCCGGCCAACGCGTTCATCTCGTGCTCGCATCCGTTGCAACTGCCGCACACGAGGTGGCGAATGGCCAAGGAACGTTCGTAGATTCTCGACATTATCGGTCCATGCACGAATAACAGAGATTGAAACTTTTGTTGACGAGCGGAAAATCCGGAATGATATTGCCTTCCATCGCGCGCGCGGCCGCCGGCCAATTTCGATACGAGGCGGATATGACGTGAAGACGCTCGATCGTGCCGTCGCCGCTTACGTCGATCGAGAGCGTTTCGACGCCGCGCGAGCCCTCGAGCGCCGTGGTCGTGCGCCCCGTTCCGCATTCGACGGTTTGCGGATCTTGGATTGACGAATCCCCAAGCACCGCGAGCGATGCATCGATCAGGCGGAACGACTCGGCGATCTCGCGCCGTTTTACGCTGCAGCGCGCCAGAACGTCTCCACCCTTTTCGTTCGCGATTCGGACGTCCAGGCCCGCGTATGCTCCGTACGCGCAGAACGTCCGCACGTCGAGCTCCACTCCGGAGGCGCGGCCCGCCGGTCCGCACGCCCCGAACAGCCGGGCCGTTCGGCCATCAAGCAACCCCGCGCCGGCGAATCGGCGAACCACCGAGCGGTTCTCAAACAGCTCCTTCGCAAAGCGTTCGACATCCCTGCGGACCGCGTGCAGATCCGCGCGCAACGCCTGTGGATCGCTTAAGACTCCCGTTCGCACGCCTCCGGGAACGATCGCGTCAAACATCAGCCGATGCTGCGTCGCGGCCGCGCAGAGCTGCAGGATGCGCTCTTTTAGTCCGAGCCCCATTGTCAGCCCGCGGCCGTAACCCGCTCCGGAAGCCGCGTTCGCAAGGTCGAAGACGTGGTTGTACAAGCGTTCGAGTTCTGCCAGCACCACGCGTGCGTACTCGGTCGCCTCGTCGCACTCGATCCCGCCCAGCGACTCCAGCGCGAGCGCGTAGCTCCACGAACGCGCGATGCTGCACCCGCCGCAGATGCGCGCAATCGACGGCGCGATTTCAAGCGCATTACGGCCGCTAAGGGCGCGCTCGATATCCCGGTGGCCGTATGAAAACTGCGTATCGAGGTGAATCGTCGTTTCGCCGCCGGTGCTAAAGGTGAATCGCCCCGGCTCGATGATACCGGCATGGACCGGCCCCACCACCACGACGTTAACGCCCTCGCCCTGCGCGGTCATCGCTTCGGGAACGGGCCCATCGCCGATATAGAGCCGACGCGTATCCGGATGCCCGTCAAAGGCGATCCCCTGCTTCTCCCGCATCTCGCGCTCGTGCCAATCGTAGAGCGGCATCTCGTTCGCCATCGATGGCAACGCCCCGACGCCGGCATCCACCGTGGCGCACAGCACACCCTGCGGACGAAGAAAGAGATAGCGTACCTGCTTCTCGCCGGCATAGGCTCCGAGCGCCTGCGCCGTTGCTGCCAACTCTGCTACGCTCTCCCGCACGCGCTCCGGTGCGATCGCAATCTCTGCGTACATTACGGCCTGTTCACCATCGCCGCGAGCAGCCCGTACACTGCATGGCTCCACGGGACGAACGGCACGGCGACCAACGCCGACGAAGCCGCCACGACGCAGGTTACGGCGACCGTTGCAAGGCGCAGCTTCGGCGCCGGCAATCCGTGTGGGTGGGTACCGGACTCGGTGGTAATCGCCAGCCGCAACAACGCGGCAAACGCGATCAGCAATCCCACCAACGCGATGGCAAGCGCGCTCCACGCGCGTACCTGTACCGCGGCAACGACGATCAGGAGTTCCGAGAAAAACAGCCCGAACGGCGGCAGCCCGGCCAGCGCAATCATTGCCGCGAGCAGGGTACGCCCGCCGCGCACGCTCCAGAGCCCGCGCAAGTCCCGGATGCTCGTAGATCCGTATTGTTCCTGCACCATACCAACCGAGAGAAACGCCATCGACTTTGCGAAGGCGTGATTGAGAATATGATAGAGGGCGGCAAACGCTGCAAGCGGCGTAGCGAGGCCCAGCGCAAATGCCACGATGCCCGCATGCTCGACGGTCGAGTAGGAAAACAAACGCTTGACGTCACGTTGCGCTAACATCAGCAGCGACGCGATCAGGATCGATACGGCACCGCCGTAGAGCAAGATGCCGTCGAAGAGCCCGGCGGAGGGTGTTTGTGCGGCGACGGACTGGACGCGCAGGATGGCGTACAGCGCGCAGGATACCAGCAAACCCGAAAGCAGCGCGCTCACCGGGGCCGGGGCCTTGGAGTGCGCGTCCGGCAGCCACGCGTGCATCGGCACCAAGCCGGCCTTGGTGGCAAACCCCACCAGCATTAACGTCAGCGCGACGCGCGTTAAGGGGATATCCATCAGCGCCGCATGCGGTATCAGCGCGCTCCACGAGAGCGCCTGGCCCGGAGCGACGCCCGCCATCATCGCCGCTCGTCCGAGAAGCAACATCCCGATCAACGCGATCGCAATGCCGAAGCTGCAGAGCATCAGATACTTCCAGGCCGCTTCGAGCGCGGCTTTGCCGCCCGAGTATGCGACCAAAAACGTGGTTGCGAGCGTCGTTGCCGATATACCGATCCAGATGCCGATGAACCCCGCGCTCGTAACGGTGAGCAGCATGCTGCTCCAAAATGCGCCGAGCAAGATGAAATAGGCGGGCTTGCGCGACCACGGCTCCATCGGATTGTTCCCGCCTTTTGGCAGAATGCCGGTCGAGAACAGCACGACGATCGCGCAGAGGAGCGAAACGCTCACCGCAAAGATCCCCGAGAGCCAATCCATCGTCGACGCGGCGAGGATCGTTCCGATGAGGCCCGCGCCGGCAAGGAACACGCGGGCAACCGATCGCAGCGACCGGTTGGCGAAAAGCGCGGCCAGCGTCAGCGAAACGAACGGAAACAGGACAACGATCGTCGTCATCCGCGCAAGTTCCGTAGCGATCGCATATCCAAGTGCGGGTCGTGTTGTATCACCGCCCGCGCCACCGCGATCGCAATGAAGGTTGCGAAAACCGCGTCGAAGGTGTCGGCCAGCTCGATCGCGCCCGGCAACGATGGCGCAAACACCGCCGCAGCCAGCGTTACCGCGCTCCCGAGCGCCAACAATCCCACCACGTGCGCCAGCAGATTGCGGTGCAGAATCACCACGCAGATGCTCGCGAAGAACGCATAGAACACGGTCGTGGCGCCGGGTGCATCGGAGAACGCCTGGGCGTGGCTGAAATACCGAGCAAGGTACAGCGCTACGGCAACCACGCCGATCCGTACGCCAAGGTTGAAAGACGGCACTAAGTCATCCGGCACGCGATATCGCATGCGCAGCCACAGCACGGCCGCCGGACCAACCACTACCTTGACGAATGCCAACATCGCAAACAGCGTAATGCCCGTGGCGTTTGCCTGTGGCCCCTGCGGGTGGGCGATCCATAGGACGCTCAGGGTAAAGACCACGTAGGCGACCAGCGCCGAACGTAACCGCGAATCGATCACGAGCACCGCCCCGGCGAGAATAATCACTACGCTCATCGCAGCACGTCCGCGATTCGCAAGCCGATGCTCGCCAGCGAAAGGATCAGTGCGGACGCAAAGAGTTGCGGCACTTCAAAGAGGCGCAGCTTGGCGTAAACCGTTTCGATGAGCACGATACAAGCGCCCACGGCGGCAATCCACCCCACCGTCGCGACCCCGCTTCCGGGCATCAGTAACGCGGCTAACACGAAGAATCCAGCCTGCCGC
The Candidatus Dormiibacterota bacterium genome window above contains:
- the fabZ gene encoding 3-hydroxyacyl-ACP dehydratase FabZ — protein: MCSDCETANETRGIRYILSVLPHRFPFLLVDRIVELNPGVSARGYKLISCNEPWLQFPGLLSIPPAYIIEALAQLSGCIVLEPHEVPRQPPYFASIDKARFRGLVLPGDRLELVAWIAAQRRSITKVEGRASVDGRVVCSAVLSFAS
- a CDS encoding oxidoreductase is translated as MAIRHLVCGSCNGCEHEMNALAGPAYDITQHGWDLVASPRHADVVTVTGPMTEAMRDAAAATLAATPNPRVVVSVGDCAIGVGPWCGVGSAGDGAGPELGARVSVRGCPPSPDEIVRGLREAARLLDDV
- a CDS encoding NADH-quinone oxidoreductase subunit C, with the protein product MYAEIAIAPERVRESVAELAATAQALGAYAGEKQVRYLFLRPQGVLCATVDAGVGALPSMANEMPLYDWHEREMREKQGIAFDGHPDTRRLYIGDGPVPEAMTAQGEGVNVVVVGPVHAGIIEPGRFTFSTGGETTIHLDTQFSYGHRDIERALSGRNALEIAPSIARICGGCSIARSWSYALALESLGGIECDEATEYARVVLAELERLYNHVFDLANAASGAGYGRGLTMGLGLKERILQLCAAATQHRLMFDAIVPGGVRTGVLSDPQALRADLHAVRRDVERFAKELFENRSVVRRFAGAGLLDGRTARLFGACGPAGRASGVELDVRTFCAYGAYAGLDVRIANEKGGDVLARCSVKRREIAESFRLIDASLAVLGDSSIQDPQTVECGTGRTTTALEGSRGVETLSIDVSGDGTIERLHVISASYRNWPAAARAMEGNIIPDFPLVNKSFNLCYSCMDR
- a CDS encoding proton-conducting transporter membrane subunit; protein product: MTTIVVLFPFVSLTLAALFANRSLRSVARVFLAGAGLIGTILAASTMDWLSGIFAVSVSLLCAIVVLFSTGILPKGGNNPMEPWSRKPAYFILLGAFWSSMLLTVTSAGFIGIWIGISATTLATTFLVAYSGGKAALEAAWKYLMLCSFGIAIALIGMLLLGRAAMMAGVAPGQALSWSALIPHAALMDIPLTRVALTLMLVGFATKAGLVPMHAWLPDAHSKAPAPVSALLSGLLVSCALYAILRVQSVAAQTPSAGLFDGILLYGGAVSILIASLLMLAQRDVKRLFSYSTVEHAGIVAFALGLATPLAAFAALYHILNHAFAKSMAFLSVGMVQEQYGSTSIRDLRGLWSVRGGRTLLAAMIALAGLPPFGLFFSELLIVVAAVQVRAWSALAIALVGLLIAFAALLRLAITTESGTHPHGLPAPKLRLATVAVTCVVAASSALVAVPFVPWSHAVYGLLAAMVNRP